The Gammaproteobacteria bacterium genome has a segment encoding these proteins:
- the rimP gene encoding ribosome maturation factor RimP, whose protein sequence is MGTQSTVLRQLIAPVVCAMGYEFLGVEYQPTGRHSVLRIYIDNEAGVTLGDCERVSNQVSGVLDVEDLIHGPYTLEVSSPGLDRPLFTLEQFKRFIGRKVRLRLRHALGGRHNFAGEISGIAGCDVVLMEENVKYQLPIDNIDRARLVP, encoded by the coding sequence ATGGGTACCCAGAGCACGGTCCTTCGGCAGTTAATTGCACCGGTGGTATGCGCCATGGGTTATGAGTTCCTTGGTGTTGAATATCAGCCCACCGGACGGCACTCTGTACTGCGCATTTACATAGACAATGAGGCCGGGGTGACGTTAGGTGACTGCGAGCGGGTGAGCAACCAGGTCAGTGGCGTACTCGATGTGGAAGACCTAATACATGGTCCCTACACGCTCGAGGTTTCGTCGCCTGGATTGGATAGGCCGTTATTTACGCTTGAGCAGTTTAAGCGCTTTATAGGCAGGAAGGTCCGCTTGCGGTTGCGACATGCGCTTGGTGGCAGACACAACTTTGCCGGGGAGATCTCCGGCATTGCTGGCTGTGATGTCGTATTGATGGAGGAGAATGTGAAGTATCAATTACCCATTGACAACATCGATCGGGCACGATTGGTGCCGTGA
- the nusA gene encoding transcription termination factor NusA → MDKEILMVVDAVSNEKGVSKEIIFEAIEAALASATKKRHRGDIDVRVAIDSTTGGYETFRRWQVVDDSEESEQFPDRLILLSEAQKTHPNVELGEYVETTMESVEFGRIEAQTAKQVMVQKVREAERAQVVEAYQDRQGEMVSGIVKRVDRGNVIVDLGGNAEALIQRDEMIPREAVRAGDRLRAFLRDVRAEARGPQVFLSRTAPQLLIELFKLEVPEISEGLIEIAAAARDPGSRAKIAVKSNDPRIDPIGACVGMRGSRVQAVSNELYGERVDIILWDENPAQYVINAMAPAEVVSIMVDEDAHSMDVAVDESHLSQAIGRGGQNVKLASELSGWELNVMSEAQAAEKGEAEAQSLQQMFMEHLDVDEEVASILAQEGFSSVEEVAYVPVNEMLDVEEFDADLVEELRGRARDVMLTRAIASEEQLADAKPAEDLLTMDGMDEELAYVLASRGIVTMEDLAEQAVDDLMEVEGMDKERAGQLIMTARAPWFAKEEQGQSDGRESDA, encoded by the coding sequence ATGGACAAAGAGATCCTAATGGTTGTCGACGCCGTTTCTAATGAGAAAGGTGTTAGCAAGGAGATTATATTCGAAGCCATCGAGGCCGCGCTTGCGAGCGCCACCAAGAAGCGCCACCGTGGTGACATCGATGTGCGAGTAGCCATTGACAGCACCACAGGAGGCTACGAGACTTTCCGCCGCTGGCAGGTCGTGGATGACAGTGAGGAGTCCGAGCAGTTCCCGGATCGGTTGATCCTATTGAGCGAAGCTCAGAAAACACATCCAAATGTTGAGTTGGGTGAATACGTGGAAACAACGATGGAGTCAGTGGAATTCGGACGGATCGAGGCACAGACGGCAAAACAGGTTATGGTCCAGAAGGTGCGCGAGGCAGAGCGCGCGCAGGTGGTAGAGGCGTATCAAGATCGACAAGGCGAGATGGTAAGCGGCATCGTGAAGCGCGTCGATCGCGGCAACGTCATTGTTGATCTTGGTGGCAACGCGGAAGCATTAATTCAGCGAGACGAGATGATTCCGCGCGAAGCTGTGCGTGCTGGCGATCGCTTGCGGGCCTTTCTACGGGACGTGCGCGCCGAAGCTCGAGGTCCACAGGTATTTTTAAGTCGTACGGCGCCGCAGTTGCTGATTGAGTTATTCAAACTAGAGGTGCCGGAGATCAGTGAAGGGCTGATCGAAATCGCAGCGGCCGCTCGTGATCCGGGGTCAAGAGCCAAGATTGCGGTAAAGTCTAATGATCCGCGCATTGATCCCATTGGGGCCTGTGTTGGCATGCGTGGTTCACGTGTGCAGGCCGTATCCAACGAGCTTTACGGTGAGCGCGTTGATATCATCCTGTGGGATGAGAATCCCGCTCAATACGTAATCAATGCGATGGCACCCGCCGAAGTTGTTTCCATCATGGTGGATGAGGACGCTCATAGCATGGATGTTGCAGTGGACGAGAGTCATCTATCACAAGCGATCGGACGTGGCGGGCAGAATGTGAAGCTAGCGAGTGAGCTCAGCGGCTGGGAGCTGAACGTAATGTCCGAAGCCCAGGCGGCGGAAAAGGGCGAAGCAGAGGCACAATCGTTGCAGCAAATGTTTATGGAACACCTCGACGTTGATGAGGAAGTCGCTTCTATCCTTGCCCAGGAGGGCTTCTCCAGTGTTGAGGAAGTCGCCTACGTGCCGGTAAACGAAATGCTAGACGTCGAAGAATTTGATGCAGACCTTGTCGAGGAATTGCGCGGGCGCGCACGCGACGTGATGTTGACAAGGGCAATTGCGAGTGAAGAACAATTAGCCGATGCTAAACCGGCAGAAGACCTGTTAACGATGGACGGGATGGATGAAGAGCTTGCATATGTTCTGGCTAGCCGTGGCATTGTGACAATGGAAGATTTGGCCGAACAGGCTGTCGACGACCTTATGGAGGTTGAGGGTATGGACAAAGAGCGCGCCGGCCAACTGATCATGACGGCTCGTGCGCCTTGGTTTGCAAAAGAGGAGCAGGGCCAAAGTGACGGGAGAGAAAGCGATGCCTGA